A genomic stretch from Pseudomonas sp. MUP55 includes:
- a CDS encoding DUF6124 family protein, with protein sequence MIKPTPNPPIDPAPSVLFTVKDGISPQDLLVNLSESLASAHALTCDFAFELDGSRREGALGIAQLIEVSRLLAERVLADLEG encoded by the coding sequence ATGATCAAACCCACCCCCAATCCCCCGATCGATCCAGCACCCAGCGTGCTGTTCACCGTGAAAGACGGCATTTCCCCTCAAGACTTACTGGTCAACCTCAGCGAATCACTCGCCTCTGCCCACGCCCTCACCTGCGATTTCGCGTTTGAGCTCGACGGCTCACGCCGCGAAGGCGCGCTGGGCATTGCGCAGTTGATCGAGGTATCTCGGCTGTTGGCTGAACGCGTACTGGCTGATCTCGAGGGTTAA
- a CDS encoding ABC transporter substrate-binding protein — protein MMTCMTLSAVSFGAQTLTIATVNNSDMIRMQKLSKTFESEHPEIKLNWVVLEENVLRQRLTTDIATQGGQFDVLTIGMYEAALWGAKGWLEPMKDLPASYDLDDVFPSVRDGLSVKGSLYALPFYAESSITYYRTDLFKDAGLNMPEHPTWSQIGEYAAKLTDKSKEQYGLCLRGKAGWGENMALITTLANGYGARWFDEKWQPEFNGPEWKDALNFYVDNMKKSGPPGASSNGFNENLALFNSGKCAIWVDASVAGSFVTDKTQSKVADHVGFTFAPHEKTDKGTSWLYSWSLAIPTSSKAKDAAKVFTTWATSKEYSQLVAKTDGIANVPPGTRQSTYSDEYMKAAPFAKVTLESLKVADPTKPTEKPVPYIGIQLVTIPEFQAIGTQVGKFFSGALTGQQTVDAALTAAQTTTEREMKRAGYPK, from the coding sequence ATGATGACCTGCATGACCCTCAGCGCCGTCAGCTTCGGCGCGCAAACCCTGACCATTGCCACCGTCAACAACAGCGACATGATTCGCATGCAGAAACTCTCGAAAACCTTCGAGAGCGAGCATCCAGAGATCAAGCTGAACTGGGTGGTGCTCGAAGAAAACGTACTGCGCCAGCGCCTGACCACCGACATCGCCACCCAGGGCGGGCAGTTCGACGTGTTGACCATCGGCATGTACGAAGCCGCACTCTGGGGCGCCAAGGGCTGGCTGGAGCCGATGAAAGACCTGCCGGCTTCCTACGACCTCGACGACGTATTCCCTTCTGTACGCGACGGACTTTCCGTCAAAGGCTCGCTGTACGCCCTGCCGTTCTATGCCGAAAGCTCGATCACCTATTACCGCACCGACCTGTTCAAGGACGCCGGGCTGAACATGCCCGAGCACCCGACCTGGAGCCAGATCGGCGAATACGCGGCCAAACTCACCGACAAATCCAAAGAACAGTACGGCCTGTGCCTGCGCGGTAAAGCCGGCTGGGGCGAAAATATGGCGCTGATCACCACCCTGGCCAACGGCTACGGGGCGCGCTGGTTCGATGAGAAGTGGCAGCCCGAATTCAACGGCCCGGAGTGGAAAGACGCGCTGAACTTCTACGTCGACAACATGAAAAAATCCGGCCCGCCAGGTGCGTCGAGCAACGGCTTCAACGAGAACCTGGCACTGTTCAACAGTGGCAAGTGCGCGATCTGGGTGGATGCCAGCGTGGCCGGCTCGTTCGTCACCGACAAGACCCAAAGCAAGGTGGCTGACCATGTCGGCTTTACCTTTGCCCCGCACGAGAAGACCGACAAGGGCACCTCGTGGCTGTACTCCTGGAGCCTGGCGATCCCCACCAGCTCCAAGGCCAAGGACGCCGCCAAGGTGTTCACCACCTGGGCCACTTCCAAGGAATACAGCCAACTGGTGGCCAAGACCGACGGTATCGCCAACGTACCGCCAGGCACGCGCCAGTCCACCTACAGCGACGAGTACATGAAAGCCGCGCCGTTCGCCAAGGTGACCCTGGAATCGCTGAAAGTGGCGGACCCGACCAAGCCGACGGAAAAACCGGTGCCGTATATCGGCATTCAACTGGTGACCATTCCTGAGTTCCAGGCGATTGGTACCCAGGTCGGCAAGTTCTTCTCCGGCGCACTGACCGGCCAGCAGACGGTCGATGCCGCACTGACGGCCGCGCAGACCACCACCGAGCGCGAAATGAAGCGGGCCGGTTACCCCAAGTAA
- a CDS encoding sugar ABC transporter permease → MNTSAKNRLANPGWFLVSPSVALLLLWMIVPLGMTLYFSLIRYNLLYPGENQFVGLENFTYFVTDSGFLPGATNTLLLVGSVLLISVVFGVLISALLEASEFFGRGLVRVLLISPFFIMPTVGALIWKNLIFHPVSGVLAAVWKLFGAEPVDWLAHYPLLSIIIIVSWQWLPFAILLLMTAMQSLDQEQKEAARLDGAGAIAIFWHLTLPHLARPIAVVVMIETIFLLSVFAEIFTTTNGGPGYASTNLAYLIYNQALVQFDVGMASAGGLIAVVIANIAAIILVRMIGKNLTDKP, encoded by the coding sequence ATGAATACATCCGCCAAAAACCGCCTGGCCAACCCCGGCTGGTTCCTCGTCAGCCCCTCGGTGGCCTTGTTGCTGCTCTGGATGATCGTGCCGCTGGGCATGACCCTGTACTTTTCGCTGATCCGCTACAACCTGCTCTACCCCGGCGAAAACCAGTTCGTCGGCCTGGAAAACTTCACCTACTTCGTCACCGACTCGGGCTTCCTGCCCGGTGCCACCAACACACTGTTGCTGGTGGGCAGCGTGCTGCTGATCAGCGTGGTGTTCGGCGTGTTGATCAGTGCGTTGCTGGAGGCCAGTGAGTTCTTCGGTCGCGGCCTGGTGCGGGTGTTGCTGATTTCGCCATTTTTCATCATGCCCACCGTCGGTGCGCTGATCTGGAAGAACCTGATTTTCCACCCGGTGTCGGGGGTGCTGGCCGCCGTCTGGAAGCTGTTTGGCGCCGAGCCGGTGGATTGGCTGGCGCACTACCCGCTGCTGTCGATCATCATCATTGTGTCGTGGCAGTGGCTGCCCTTCGCCATCCTGCTGCTGATGACCGCCATGCAGTCCCTTGACCAGGAACAAAAGGAGGCCGCGCGCCTGGACGGTGCCGGCGCCATCGCGATCTTCTGGCACCTGACCCTGCCGCACCTGGCGCGTCCGATTGCGGTGGTGGTGATGATCGAAACCATCTTTCTGCTCTCGGTATTCGCCGAAATCTTCACCACCACCAACGGTGGCCCCGGCTACGCCTCGACCAACCTCGCCTACCTTATCTACAACCAGGCGCTGGTGCAGTTCGACGTGGGCATGGCCTCGGCCGGCGGCTTGATCGCCGTGGTCATCGCCAACATCGCGGCGATCATCCTGGTGCGGATGATCGGCAAAAACCTGACTGACAAGCCTTGA
- a CDS encoding carbohydrate ABC transporter permease has translation MTLQQSRRLQSLLLGTLAWAIAILIFFPIFWMVLTSFKTEIDAFATPPQFIFTPTLENYLHINERSNYFSYAWNSVLISFSATALCLLISVPAAYSMAFYETKRTKGTLLWMLSTKMLPPVGVLMPIYLLAKSFGLLDTRIALIIIYTLINLPIVVWMVYTYFKDIPKDILEAARLDGATLWQEMVRVLLPIAKGGLASTVLLSLILCWNEAFWSLNLTSSSAAPLTALIASYSSPEGLFWAKLSAVSTLACAPILIFGWISQKQLVRGLSFGAVK, from the coding sequence ATGACGCTTCAACAATCCCGCCGCCTGCAGAGCCTGTTGCTCGGCACCCTGGCCTGGGCCATTGCGATCCTGATTTTCTTCCCGATCTTCTGGATGGTGCTGACCAGTTTCAAGACCGAAATCGACGCGTTCGCCACGCCGCCGCAGTTCATCTTCACGCCGACGCTGGAGAACTACCTGCACATCAACGAGCGCAGCAACTACTTCAGCTATGCCTGGAACTCGGTGCTGATCTCGTTCAGCGCCACCGCCCTGTGCCTGCTGATCTCGGTGCCGGCCGCCTACTCCATGGCCTTCTACGAGACAAAGCGCACCAAGGGCACGCTGCTGTGGATGCTGTCCACCAAGATGCTGCCGCCGGTGGGCGTGCTGATGCCGATCTACTTGCTGGCCAAGAGCTTTGGGCTTTTGGACACGCGCATCGCGCTGATCATCATCTACACCCTGATCAACCTGCCGATTGTGGTGTGGATGGTTTACACCTATTTCAAGGACATTCCCAAGGACATCCTCGAAGCCGCACGCCTGGATGGCGCCACCCTGTGGCAGGAAATGGTCCGGGTACTGCTGCCAATCGCCAAGGGCGGCCTGGCCTCCACCGTGCTGCTGTCGTTGATCCTGTGCTGGAACGAAGCCTTCTGGTCGCTGAACCTGACGTCATCGAGCGCCGCGCCGCTGACCGCGCTGATCGCCTCCTATTCCAGCCCCGAAGGCTTGTTCTGGGCCAAATTGTCTGCCGTATCGACCCTGGCCTGCGCGCCGATCCTGATCTTTGGCTGGATCAGCCAGAAACAGCTGGTGCGCGGACTGTCCTTCGGCGCAGTCAAATAA
- a CDS encoding sn-glycerol-3-phosphate ABC transporter ATP-binding protein UgpC — MANLKIKNLQKGFEGFSIIKGIDLEVNDKEFVVFVGPSGCGKSTLLRLIAGLEEVSEGTIELDGRDITEVTPAKRDLAMVFQTYALYPHMSVRKNMSFALDLAGVDKKLVESKVSEAARILELGPLLERKPKQLSGGQRQRVAIGRAIVRNPKIFLFDEPLSNLDAALRVQMRLELARLHKELQATMIYVTHDQVEAMTLADKVVVLNSGRIEQVGSPLELYHQPANLFVAGFLGTPKMGFLKGKVTWVEGQGCDVQLDAGTLISLPLSGPSLSVGSAVTLGIRPEHLEIAAPGQTTLTVTADVGERLGSDTFCHVITANGEPLTMRIRGDMASQYGETLQLHLDPAHCHLFDTDGVAVARPLRAAA, encoded by the coding sequence ATGGCCAACCTGAAAATCAAGAATCTGCAAAAAGGCTTCGAAGGTTTTTCCATCATCAAGGGCATCGACCTGGAAGTGAACGACAAGGAATTCGTGGTGTTCGTCGGCCCGTCGGGCTGTGGCAAATCCACGCTGCTGCGCCTGATCGCCGGCCTGGAAGAAGTCAGCGAAGGCACCATCGAGCTGGACGGGCGTGACATCACCGAAGTGACCCCGGCCAAGCGTGACCTGGCCATGGTGTTCCAGACCTACGCGCTGTACCCGCACATGAGCGTGCGCAAGAACATGTCGTTCGCCCTGGATCTGGCCGGCGTCGACAAGAAGCTGGTGGAAAGCAAGGTCAGCGAAGCGGCGCGCATTCTGGAGCTGGGCCCGCTGCTGGAGCGCAAGCCCAAGCAGCTCTCCGGCGGCCAGCGCCAGCGCGTGGCGATTGGCCGGGCGATTGTGCGTAACCCGAAGATTTTCCTGTTCGACGAACCCTTGTCCAACCTCGACGCCGCCCTGCGCGTGCAGATGCGCCTGGAACTGGCACGCCTGCATAAAGAGCTGCAGGCGACCATGATCTACGTGACCCACGACCAGGTCGAAGCCATGACCCTGGCCGACAAAGTCGTGGTGCTCAACAGCGGTCGCATCGAACAGGTGGGCTCGCCGCTGGAGCTGTATCACCAGCCGGCCAACCTGTTTGTCGCAGGCTTTCTCGGCACACCCAAAATGGGCTTCCTCAAGGGCAAAGTGACCTGGGTGGAGGGCCAGGGCTGCGACGTACAGCTGGACGCCGGCACCCTGATCAGCCTGCCGCTGAGCGGCCCGAGCCTGAGCGTAGGCAGCGCAGTGACCCTGGGCATTCGCCCCGAGCACCTGGAAATCGCCGCCCCCGGCCAGACCACCCTGACCGTCACCGCCGACGTCGGCGAACGCCTGGGCAGCGACACCTTCTGCCACGTCATCACCGCCAACGGCGAGCCGCTGACCATGCGTATTCGTGGCGACATGGCCAGCCAATATGGCGAAACCCTGCAGCTGCACCTGGACCCGGCGCACTGCCACCTGTTCGACACCGACGGCGTGGCCGTGGCCCGTCCCCTGCGCGCTGCCGCCTGA
- a CDS encoding mannitol dehydrogenase family protein: MKLNRHNLTQLAPEVQLPAYAIADTRQGIAHIGVGGFHRAHQAFYTDALMNTGEGLDWSICGVGLRAEDRKARDDLAGQDYLFTLYELGDTDDTEVRVIGALSDMLLAEDGAQALINKLADPAIRIVSLTITEGGYCIDDSNGEFMAHLPQIQHDLAHPGAPKTVFGFLCAALNQRRAAGTPAFTVMSCDNLPHNGAVTRKALLAFAALHDAQLRDWIDANVSFPNAMVDRITPMTSTAHRLQLHDEHGIDDAWPVVCEPFVQWVLEDKFVNGRPAWEKVGVQFTDDVTPYEEMKIGLLNGSHLALTYLGFLKGYRFVHETMNDPLFVAYMRAYMDLDVTPNLAPVPGIDLTEYKQTLVDRFSNQAIADQLERVCSDGSSKFPKFTVPTINRLIADGRETERAALVVAAWALYLKGVDENGASYTIADPRAEFCQALVSDDALISQRLLGVEEIFGTAIPNSPGFVAAFQRCYGSLRDNGVTATLQNLLKKPA; this comes from the coding sequence ATGAAACTGAATAGACACAACCTCACCCAGCTGGCGCCCGAAGTGCAACTGCCGGCTTATGCGATTGCCGATACCCGCCAGGGCATCGCGCACATCGGCGTCGGCGGTTTCCACCGGGCGCACCAGGCGTTTTACACCGACGCCTTGATGAACACCGGCGAAGGCCTGGACTGGAGCATCTGCGGCGTTGGCCTGCGCGCGGAAGACCGCAAGGCCCGCGACGACCTGGCCGGCCAGGATTATCTGTTTACCCTGTACGAACTGGGCGACACCGACGACACCGAAGTGCGCGTGATCGGCGCCCTCAGTGACATGCTGCTGGCAGAGGACGGCGCTCAGGCCCTGATCAATAAACTGGCCGACCCGGCCATTCGTATCGTCTCGCTGACCATCACCGAAGGCGGCTATTGCATCGACGACAGCAACGGCGAATTCATGGCGCACCTGCCGCAGATCCAGCATGACCTGGCGCACCCCGGCGCACCGAAGACCGTGTTCGGCTTTCTCTGCGCCGCACTGAACCAACGCCGCGCCGCCGGCACTCCCGCGTTCACGGTGATGTCCTGCGATAACCTGCCGCACAACGGCGCGGTCACCCGCAAGGCGCTGCTGGCGTTCGCCGCGCTGCACGACGCGCAACTGCGTGACTGGATCGACGCCAATGTGAGCTTCCCGAATGCCATGGTCGACCGCATCACGCCGATGACCAGCACCGCCCACCGCCTGCAACTGCATGACGAGCACGGCATCGACGATGCCTGGCCGGTGGTGTGCGAGCCCTTTGTGCAGTGGGTGCTGGAAGACAAGTTCGTCAACGGCCGCCCGGCCTGGGAAAAGGTCGGCGTGCAGTTCACCGACGACGTGACGCCGTACGAAGAAATGAAGATCGGCCTGCTCAACGGCAGCCACCTGGCCCTGACTTACCTGGGGTTTCTCAAGGGTTACCGGTTTGTTCACGAAACCATGAACGACCCGCTGTTTGTCGCCTATATGCGCGCTTACATGGACCTGGACGTCACGCCGAACCTGGCGCCGGTGCCGGGCATCGACCTGACGGAGTACAAGCAGACCCTGGTGGACCGCTTTTCCAACCAGGCAATTGCCGACCAGCTGGAACGGGTGTGCTCGGACGGTTCGTCGAAATTCCCCAAGTTCACCGTGCCGACCATCAATCGCTTGATTGCCGATGGGCGCGAGACCGAGCGCGCAGCGTTGGTCGTGGCGGCGTGGGCGCTGTACCTCAAGGGCGTGGACGAGAACGGGGCGAGCTACACCATTGCCGATCCGCGCGCCGAGTTCTGCCAGGCACTGGTGAGTGATGACGCATTGATCAGCCAGCGCCTGCTGGGGGTTGAAGAGATTTTCGGTACGGCTATTCCCAACTCGCCTGGGTTTGTGGCAGCTTTCCAGCGGTGTTATGGGAGCCTGCGTGACAACGGCGTCACTGCGACCCTGCAGAACCTCCTGAAGAAACCGGCTTAA
- the xylB gene encoding xylulokinase: MTQQNLFLGIDCGTQGTKAIVLDASSGKVLGLGAAAHTLISGANGRREQHTQEWLDAFTEATHRALQQAGVDGQDILGIGVSGQQHGLVLLDEQGEVLRPAKLWCDTETAAENDRLLQHLGGESGSLERLGVAIAPGYTVSKLLWTREQHPDLFARIAHILLPHDYLNYWLTGRAVAEYGDASGTGYFNVRSREWDVALLQHIDPSGRLQAALPELIEADQAVGTILPAIAERLGINPNAVVASGGGDNMMGAIGTGNIAPGVITMSLGSSGTVYAFADQPNVSPQASVATFCSSSGGWLPLICTMNLTNATSVIRELFELDLNAFNALVEQAAIGADGVSMLPFLNGERVPALPQATGSLHGLTMTNLTRANLCRAVVEGTTFGLRYGLDLLRQTGLQSLGIRLIGGGSKSPVWRQMVADIMNTEVVCTEQSEAAALGAAIQAAWCQSGESLASLCDKCVSLDPASRTVPVPANVRAYQQAYERYQQLVATL; this comes from the coding sequence ATGACCCAGCAAAACCTGTTCCTCGGCATCGACTGCGGCACCCAGGGCACCAAAGCCATCGTTCTCGACGCGTCCAGCGGCAAGGTGCTGGGCCTGGGCGCCGCTGCGCACACCTTGATCAGCGGCGCCAACGGCCGACGCGAGCAGCACACCCAGGAATGGCTGGATGCCTTTACCGAAGCCACCCACCGCGCCCTGCAACAGGCCGGGGTGGACGGCCAGGACATCCTCGGCATCGGCGTTTCCGGCCAGCAGCATGGCCTGGTGCTGCTCGATGAGCAGGGTGAAGTGCTGCGCCCGGCAAAACTGTGGTGCGACACCGAAACCGCCGCCGAAAACGATCGCCTGTTGCAGCATCTGGGCGGCGAAAGCGGCTCGCTGGAGCGTCTGGGCGTGGCCATTGCACCGGGCTACACGGTGTCCAAACTGCTGTGGACCCGCGAACAGCACCCGGACCTCTTTGCGCGTATCGCCCACATCCTGCTGCCCCACGACTACCTCAATTACTGGCTCACCGGCCGCGCCGTCGCAGAATATGGCGATGCCTCGGGCACCGGCTATTTCAACGTGCGCAGCCGTGAATGGGACGTGGCGCTGCTCCAGCACATCGACCCCAGTGGTCGGCTGCAGGCGGCGCTGCCCGAACTGATTGAAGCCGATCAGGCCGTGGGCACGATCCTGCCGGCCATCGCCGAGCGGCTGGGCATCAACCCCAACGCGGTCGTGGCCAGCGGCGGCGGCGACAACATGATGGGCGCCATCGGCACCGGTAACATCGCCCCCGGCGTGATCACCATGAGCCTGGGCTCATCGGGCACCGTCTACGCCTTTGCCGACCAGCCCAACGTCAGCCCCCAGGCGTCGGTCGCCACCTTTTGCTCCTCCAGCGGTGGCTGGTTGCCGTTGATCTGCACGATGAACCTGACCAACGCCACCAGCGTGATCCGCGAGCTGTTCGAACTGGACCTGAACGCCTTCAACGCGCTGGTGGAACAGGCCGCCATCGGCGCCGACGGGGTGAGCATGCTGCCGTTCCTCAACGGCGAACGGGTACCCGCCCTGCCCCAGGCCACCGGCAGCCTGCACGGCCTGACCATGACCAACCTGACCCGCGCCAACCTGTGCCGCGCAGTGGTCGAAGGCACCACCTTCGGCTTGCGCTACGGCCTGGACCTGCTGCGCCAGACCGGCCTGCAAAGCCTGGGCATCCGCTTGATCGGCGGCGGGTCGAAAAGCCCGGTGTGGCGGCAGATGGTCGCCGACATCATGAACACCGAGGTGGTGTGTACCGAACAAAGCGAGGCCGCGGCCCTGGGCGCGGCGATCCAGGCGGCGTGGTGCCAGTCCGGCGAATCCCTGGCCAGCCTGTGCGACAAATGCGTGAGCCTTGACCCGGCCAGCCGCACCGTGCCGGTGCCGGCCAATGTCAGGGCCTATCAACAAGCCTACGAGCGCTATCAACAACTTGTGGCAACCCTTTAA
- a CDS encoding carbohydrate kinase, with amino-acid sequence MYLVCGEALFDFFSQEDADGQAAKLDYKAIAGGSPFNVAVGLRRLGIESAFFAGISNDYLGRRLLQVLKNEGVNQDFLVPFDAPTTLAMVAVGANGSPQYSFRGEGCADRQLQLSHLPPLGDQIRGLHVGSFSLVVPPIGDTLLNLVKRESGKRLISLDPNVRLNPQPDIQLWRDRVAELVKHADLIKVSDEDLHLLYPEQSPESVLQGWLQHRCQLVFLTRGGDGASVFSRRHGNWSQPAVDIVMADTVGAGDTFQAALIAWLTEHQLDSVKGLQQLGREQIDAMLGFAIRAAALTCTRTGPDLPYRSQLG; translated from the coding sequence ATGTATCTGGTGTGTGGTGAAGCGCTGTTTGATTTTTTCAGCCAGGAGGATGCCGACGGGCAGGCCGCCAAGCTCGATTACAAGGCGATTGCCGGGGGTTCGCCGTTCAACGTGGCGGTCGGCCTGCGCCGCCTGGGTATCGAGTCGGCGTTCTTTGCCGGGATTTCCAACGATTACCTGGGCCGGCGCCTGTTGCAGGTGCTCAAGAACGAAGGCGTGAACCAAGACTTCCTGGTGCCCTTCGACGCGCCGACCACCCTGGCCATGGTGGCCGTGGGTGCCAATGGTTCGCCGCAATACAGCTTTCGTGGCGAAGGTTGCGCAGACCGGCAACTGCAGCTGAGCCATCTGCCGCCCCTGGGTGATCAGATTCGCGGGCTGCATGTGGGCTCGTTTTCGCTGGTGGTACCGCCAATCGGCGACACGCTGCTCAATCTGGTCAAGCGCGAAAGCGGCAAGCGCCTGATCAGCCTCGACCCCAACGTGCGGCTGAACCCACAGCCGGACATCCAACTGTGGCGCGACCGGGTGGCGGAGTTGGTCAAGCACGCGGACCTGATCAAGGTCAGCGATGAAGACCTGCACCTGCTCTACCCCGAGCAATCCCCGGAAAGCGTGCTGCAAGGCTGGTTGCAACACCGTTGCCAGCTGGTATTTCTCACCCGTGGCGGCGATGGCGCCAGCGTGTTCAGCCGCCGCCATGGCAACTGGTCGCAGCCGGCAGTCGACATCGTGATGGCCGATACGGTAGGTGCCGGTGATACCTTCCAGGCAGCACTGATTGCCTGGTTGACCGAGCACCAATTGGACTCGGTCAAGGGACTGCAGCAGCTTGGCCGCGAACAGATCGACGCCATGCTCGGCTTTGCGATCCGCGCCGCAGCGCTGACCTGCACACGCACCGGGCCGGACCTGCCTTACCGCAGCCAATTAGGCTGA